A region from the Pelobates fuscus isolate aPelFus1 chromosome 1, aPelFus1.pri, whole genome shotgun sequence genome encodes:
- the LOC134565659 gene encoding claudin-8-like, whose protein sequence is MARFLVQIIGVICGGIGMILTWMITFMPQWRVSILAENNGFINNRVDGYWISRWDGLWTSCVNQARVSVQCNTYDSLVSVTSDLKSGRVLVGFALTMTIIAFIFSVVGMLFTQCNEERRHGKNCMLLTAGILYILSALLILIPVSWTTSNIVRQAYDASVCRGALRIEMGEALFLAWPTLVFLTIGGIMLCWLCSCRRKEHINYVLPRDQEMECRVVPEVCDIPAGHTRAQYL, encoded by the coding sequence atggcTCGTTTCTTGGTGCAAATCATCGGGGTCATATGTGGAGGTATTGGAATGATACTTACCTGGATGATTACATTTATGCCCCAGTGGAGAGTGTCCATTCTTGCTGAAAATAATGGATTTATTAACAATCGTGTTGATGGATACTGGATCAGTCGGTGGGATGGCTTGTGGACATCCTGCGTCAATCAAGCCAGAGTCTCGGTGCAATGTAACACTTATGACTCCTTGGTGTCAGTCACGTCCGATTTAAAATCTGGCAGAGTCTTGGTGGGTTTTGCCCTTACCATGACAATAATAGCCTTCATCTTTTCAGTTGTTGGCATGCTGTTTACTCAATGTAATGAAGAAAGAAGACACGGAAAGAATTGTATGCTCTTAACAGCTGGAATCTTGTACATCTTAAGTGCTCTCCTCATCCTTATTCCAGTGAGCTGGACAACTAGCAACATTGTCCGACAGGCTTATGATGCTTCCGTATGCAGAGGAGCACTGAGAATAGAAATGGGTGAGGCTCTGTTTTTGGCCTGGCCGACACTTGTATTCCTTACCATTGGAGGAATAATGCTATGTTGGCTTTGCTCTTGTAGAAGAAAGGAACACATTAACTATGTGTTACCACGAGATCAAGAAATGGAGTGCAGAGTTGTTCCTGAAGTTTGTGACATACCAGCCGGACATACTCGAGCTCAATACTTATAA